The Gemmatimonadaceae bacterium genome includes the window GCGACCTGCCGCTGCTCGACATCGCGATGGGAGGCGTCGCCGCGGAGTCGGCGCCGGTGGACATCCCGCTCCTCGATCTCGCCGAAGAGCCCGTCTCGACGGAACCGACGCCGGTCGAGGACATCGAGTTGCCGATGCTCGAGGTCACCGGGCCGGTGGCCGCGGGCAAGCCGGCCGCTGCCGAGGATCTGGGATTCATCGATCTCGATGCGGCGCCGGTGGAATCGGAAGCTGCGCCCGAAGTGGAGAAACCGACGGAGTTCGGCGAGGTCGACGTGGAGTTCGTCGAGGCGCCCACGCCGCCGGTGCGCCGCACCACGACGATGTCCATTCCGATGCTCGCTTCGAGCGTCGAGGAGCTGCGCGACCAGGTCGCCAGGGAGCCGGAGAATTGGACGCTGCACCGGCAGCTCGCCGAGGCGATGCTCGACGACGGTCAGCGCGATGCCGGGCTCGCGATGCTCGAGGAGACGATGGCCGGCTTCGAGCGCGCCGGGCAGATCAACGACGCGCGCTCGGTGGCCGACGAGATCGTGCGCCTCAATCCGATGGGCGTGCGCTTCCACCAGAAGCGCGTCGAATATGCGTTCCGCGACGACGACAAGGCGGGGCTCGCGCAGGCCTATCTCGACCTGGCGGACGCGCTCTTCCGCGAGGGGCAGGCCGACAAGGCCAAGGCCGTCTACCAGCGCGTGCTCGAGATCGCGCCGGACGACCTGCGCGCCGCGGCGGCCATCGAGTCGCTGGGCGCCGTCGAACCCGCCGCCCCGGCCGCCGAGAAGCGACCGTCCGCCGCGCCGCCGCCGGCCGGCAAGCGCTACACCGGGATGATCACGGCCGTTCCCGAGCCGCCGCCCGTCGCCGCCGAGGCGCCGGCCGCCGCCGCCGACGATGACTTCGTCTCGCTCGGCGACTGGCTGCGCGAAGACGAGGAGCCCAAGTCCACGCGCATGGTCGTCGAGGAGAAGGAGCCGACCGGCGACGAGGATGCCGACTTCCAGGACATGCTGCGCAAGTTCAAGCAGGGCGTCGCGCAGAACGTCGAGGAAGAGGACCACGAGTCGCACTACGACCTCGGCGTCGCCTACAAGGAGATGGGACTCCTCGACGAGGCCATCGCCGAGTTCCAGAAGGCGCTGCGCGGCGCGCAGCTGCGCGTGCGCACGTATGAGGCGCTCGGCATGTGCTTCCTCGAGAAGGGCCAGCTGCCGGTGGCGCTGACCATCCTGCAGCGCGCGCTCGCCGAGCCGGGCGCCGGTGACGAGCAGCTCGTCGGCGTGCTCTACCTGCTCGGCTACGTCTCCGAGGGGCTCAAGAAGCCCGCCGACGCCAAGGCGTACTACGAGCGCGTCTTTGCCGTGGACATCCAGTTCCGCGATGTCGGAGACCGCCTCCGG containing:
- a CDS encoding tetratricopeptide repeat protein yields the protein MADIAKLKKKAADFEAAKKFDKALAAYREVLDVYDAGTEADIEVALYNRVGDMLMRQGETAEAVTLYERAVDLYAEGGFFNNAIALCNKVLRTSPGRASIYYKLGKISAAKGFNGDAKKNFLEYADRMQKAGNKDESFRALKEFADLCPDQDDIRLMLADQLLKADRKDEAIEQLSNLLDLYQASGRTAEADATQERIRAIDPAATPRVAARRSVETKTPASSDDLIFIDLDAPTPPRKSRMSTVAPVIKMPEPPPPPKAPEPAIEAPALEGLETTALEGIESTSLEGIETTSLDAGAPPRVSVAMLGLETTSLVPEASDEAAPLTAGEFAELDLSGVEEVKTTARESSRDLALPGDLPLLDIAMGGVAAESAPVDIPLLDLAEEPVSTEPTPVEDIELPMLEVTGPVAAGKPAAAEDLGFIDLDAAPVESEAAPEVEKPTEFGEVDVEFVEAPTPPVRRTTTMSIPMLASSVEELRDQVAREPENWTLHRQLAEAMLDDGQRDAGLAMLEETMAGFERAGQINDARSVADEIVRLNPMGVRFHQKRVEYAFRDDDKAGLAQAYLDLADALFREGQADKAKAVYQRVLEIAPDDLRAAAAIESLGAVEPAAPAAEKRPSAAPPPAGKRYTGMITAVPEPPPVAAEAPAAAADDDFVSLGDWLREDEEPKSTRMVVEEKEPTGDEDADFQDMLRKFKQGVAQNVEEEDHESHYDLGVAYKEMGLLDEAIAEFQKALRGAQLRVRTYEALGMCFLEKGQLPVALTILQRALAEPGAGDEQLVGVLYLLGYVSEGLKKPADAKAYYERVFAVDIQFRDVGDRLRSVEAAIS